In Prunus dulcis chromosome 2, ALMONDv2, whole genome shotgun sequence, a single genomic region encodes these proteins:
- the LOC117619236 gene encoding pentatricopeptide repeat-containing protein At3g03580, producing MLLGESTFIRAFHFILAFMKTANLGSVSGRTKEVVYPLFSKALSSAKNRTEAQKVHSLIVTLGLHHCVFFSGKLISKYAQLRDPIASLSVFHQAFPKTNPYLWNSIIRALIHNGFYSKAFGHYTEMQKMNVQPDRHTFPSVINACAGLCDLETGIVVHQRISEMGFGSDLYIGNALIDMYARFGELGKARRLFEEMPLRDIVSWNSLISGYSSNGYWEEALEIFHRLRMDGLLPDSFSISGVLPACGSLVDVREGQIVHALVEKIGVHADVLVSNGLLSMYFKFGWLKDAQLFFKRTAVRDSISWNTVICGYSQLGLFEESINLFMEMVNEFTPDLLTITSVLRACVHLRDLGLGRYVHDYMKRSAFSFDTMANNILIDMYAKCGNLLASQEVFDHMECRDSVSWNSLINGYFLNGCCDEGLNLFKVMKSNMIPDSVSYVMILSISTQLADVEKGKMIHCDIVKLGFNYDVIVNNALADMYAKCGKIQDSLIVFENMKVRDVVTWNTIISACIHYDDRILGLRMILRMRNEGMMPDAATMLGILPLCSLLAAKQQGKEIHGCIFRLGFHSDVPVGNALIEMYSSCGSLENSVLVFEHMKKKDVVTYTSMISAFGTYGEGVRALRTFAEMEATSVLPDHLAFLAVIFGCSHSGLVEEGLAYFNRMKNDYKIEPRIEHYACVVDLLSRCGLLVQAEDFIHSMPMKPDASIWGSLLSACRSSGEANIAARASEQIIQLDSYDTGYHVLVSNVYAALGKWDQVRIIRKYMQAKGLSKDPGFSWMEIQKKG from the coding sequence ATGCTGCTGGGTGAGTCGACATTTATTAGAgcctttcatttcatattGGCATTCATGAAAACTGCAAACTTGGGCAGCGTAAGTGGTCGTACCAAAGAAGTTGTATATCCGTTATTCTCAAAAGCTTTGTCTTCTGCTAAAAACCGGACAGAAGCACAAAAAGTCCATTCGTTGATTGTCACTCTTGGATTGCACCATTGCGTCTTCTTCTCTGGCAAACTCATAAGCAAGTATGCCCAACTCAGAGACCCAATTGCGTCCCTTTCAGTTTTCCACCAAGCTTTTCCCAAAACCAATCCCTATCTATGGAATTCAATCATTAGAGCGCTTATCCATAATGGGTTTTACTCAAAAGCTTTTGGCCACTACACTGAAATGCAGAAAATGAATGTTCAACCTGATAGGCATACATTTCCTTCTGTGATCAATGCCTGTGCTGGGTTGTGTGACCTGGAAACGGGTATTGTTGTTCATCAGCGTATTTCAGAAATGGGTTTTGGCTCAGACTTGTACATTGGTAATGCACTGATTGATATGTACGCTAGATTTGGTGAACTCGGTAAAGCACGGCGGCTGTTTGAGGAAATGCCTCTTAGGGATATCGTCTCGTGGAATAGTCTGATTTCTGGCTACAGTTCAAATGGATATTGGGAGGAAGCTTTGGAAATTTTTCATAGGTTAAGAATGGATGGGTTGTTACCGGATTCTTTTTCCATATCTGGTGTTTTGCCCGCGTGCGGAAGCTTGGTTGATGTTAGAGAGGGTCAGATAGTTCATGCGTTGGTTGAGAAGATCGGGGTCCATGCTGATGTTTTAGTAAGCAATGGACTTCTTTCAATGTACTTCAAATTTGGTTGGTTAAAAGATGCGCAACTCTTTTTTAAGAGGACGGCGGTTAGGGACTCTATTAGTTGGAACACTGTCATTTGTGGGTACTCTCAGTTGGGGTTGTTTGAAGAATCAATAAATCTGTTTATGGAAATGGTGAATGAATTTACACCTGACTTGCTGACAATCACTTCTGTTCTTCGTGCTTGTGTTCATTTGCGGGACTTGGGACTTGGAAGATATGTTCACGACTACATGAAAAGAAGTGCTTTTTCATTTGATACTATGGCAAATAACATACTTATTGATATGTATGCAAAATGTGGAAATTTATTAGCTTCACAGGAAGTATTTGATCATATGGAATGCCGGGATTCTGTGTCATGGAATTCATTGATCAATGGCTACTTTCTTAATGGTTGTTGTGATGAAGGGTTAAACCTTTTTAAGGTGATGAAGAGTAACATGATACCGGACTCTGTGAGTTACGTGATGATCCTATCTATTTCTACTCAGCTAGCAGATGTGGAAAAGGGGAAAATGATCCACTGTGATATAGTAAAACTGGGATTCAATTATGATGTTATTGTCAACAATGCACTTGCCGATATGTATGCTAAATGTGGCAAAATACAGGATTCACTAATAGTATTTGAGAACATGAAAGTTCGTGATGTAGTAACATGGAATACCATAATTTCTGCATGCATTCATTATGATGATCGTATTTTAGGGTTAAGAATGATCCTCAGAATGAGGAATGAGGGAATGATGCCCGATGCGGCCACCATGTTAGGCATCTTACCCCTATGTTCCTTACTTGCTGCGAAGCAACAAGGAAAAGAGATCCACGGATGCATTTTCAGGTTAGGATTTCATTCAGATGTTCCCGTTGGGAATGCACTAATAGAAATGTATTCTAGCTGTGGTAGCTTGGAAAACTCCGTACTAGTATTTGAGCATATGAAAAAGAAGGATGTCGTGACATACACTTCGATGATCTCTGCATTTGGGACATATGGTGAAGGTGTGAGAGCATTGAGAACTTTTGCAGAAATGGAAGCAACAAGCGTCCTTCCTGATCATCTTGCTTTCCTTGCTGTTATATTTGGTTGTAGCCATTCAGGTTTGGTAGAAGAAGGCCTGGCTTACTTCAACCGGATGAAGAACGACTACAAAATTGAACCAAGGATCGAACACTATGCTTGTGTAGTTGACCTCTTGTCACGGTGTGGCTTATTGGTTCAAGCAGAAGACTTTATCCATTCAATGCCAATGAAGCCAGATGCAAGTATCTGGGGATCTTTACTTAGTGCCTGTCGATCAAGCGGAGAAGCAAACATAGCTGCACGTGCCTCAGAGCAGATAATTCAATTGGATTCTTATGATACTGGGTATCATGTTTTGGTATCAAATGTGTATGCAGCTTTAGGGAAGTGGGATCAAGTGAGAATAATACGGAAATACATGCAAGCTAAAGGACTCTCGAAAGATCCTGGATTTAGCTGGATGGAGATTCAAAAGAAGGGTTGA